DNA sequence from the Salvia splendens isolate huo1 chromosome 19, SspV2, whole genome shotgun sequence genome:
GATGATTGCTTTAGAACATTACCTTCCAGTTTTAAACCTGGAAAAATCGGTTAAAACTCAGCATAAACTAATCAAGAACTGATGATTTGACTCGGAACTATCATTTCCTTTGCCGGGCCGGTTACCATCAACTTTTTTCGGAACTGGAACCGACGGCATTACTAGTTGGTGGACATGTGATGAAGCCTAAAAGCCTTAAACCCTCTTATAACTAAGTCTTTAAAATCAAGAATCAAAGTAACAAGACAAAATGAGCTCCATTACACTTGAATCTCAACTTGCTTTATTACAACTATAGTAAAGAAACAAATGTTCTAATTATAGAATTCATATGTTCTGGCTTGGAGAATAATCTGTCTTAGCCCTCCAATGGGTGCAACAACCATCAAAAGAGTCCCCAACAATATGCACACCTGAAAATCAACTTTCTCTCTCAAAACCAACATTCCTCAAGTTGGATAAACTTACCCAATTCACCAACCAAGATAAGCTGAATCTCTTTGGTTTGTAGATGGCAAGCCAAATGATGCAGGGAAGCTGCACAAAATCAATATTACATAAAAATTTAACACACAATCATATTGCTTACAAAGTACGTGTTTGGCGCGAATGTAAAGCCTCCAAAGAACCTGACAAGAGCGCCAAAGAACGGGAACGCGATGGCAATAAACATCGTAAGAGCTGAAAATCAACAAGACAACAACAACGTCACATAAGTATTTATTCGGACATAAGTATTTTAACATAATCACTGTTTGCTTACCAACATAAGTATTCCCAGTAATAAACCTCAGATACCAAGTTGGCTTGAACTTTAGCTTCTTCACAAGCACAGTATCAGTCATGTCATAGACTGGCATGGCATAAAACTGCACAAACCAAAGCCAGGCACAAGAAATGAGAGGTTTCTTGCTAGAATGTTCGCGAACAAAGCCTTTGAGAGCGAACGCGCACCTGATAGCCTCCAATGAGGTGAACCGCGACAAACATGTTAGCCGTTGCAACCAGCCACTCAGGTCTCTGCAGCGTGATCAAGATGTTGTCCTCTACTGTCGTCCCGAAAGTCCAGTACCCGACGAGGGCAACGGGGAAGTAGCACAAGGCCACAATTACATAAGCAACAATGGCTCCTTTCCACATAGCTTTCTTAGACGGCCTCTGTGGCGTTGAAGGGAGAGACGCTTGGATCTCCATCACGACGTTGTGGCGACTGTACGCGAAAGCAACAGTCCCCAACGCGCTGAAGAAGTCctaggaaaaaaaatagtactctaTAACATattttctcactcttacttttcCTATTTGTCTCTATTTTTTCattgagtaaaggccaaaattggtcctgaacatatagccattttacgattttggtcctaaacattatcttttggattttttggtcctgcacatatggacatttgatcattttggtcctgcacatatggaaatttgatcattttggtcctccgtcaacattttcgttaaaaactaacggtcaacattatcttttggattttttggtcctgcacatatggatatttgatcattttggtcctgcacatatggaattttgatcattttggtcctccgtcaacattttcgttaaaaactaacggtcaacggccgatttttgactaaaacaatgggttgggtcgggtcgtgtttgggtcgggtttgggttacacgttaagaaaaaaaataattattttttattaattaaaaattataaaactttaatttttagttatttttgttgattaaaaatattataacgactaaaacatgatgttattatacgatttaaacatgatattacacgataaaataaaaaattaccaaattaaaataatcattttttaatcaaaacaataaaattaaagtatactaatattaaatctataaaataaaattaaataattaaaaaattatttttaataaaatctaagcataatattttcttcaaattcatgaaaaaattaattaaaaaatactatactttaattttattaattaaaaaatattaattaattttttaagaatattatgcttagattttaatgaaaatattatgcttagattttaagaaaataattatttttttcttaacgtgtaacccaaacccgacccaaacacgacccgacccaacccattgttttagtaaaaaatcggccgttgaccgttagtttttaacgaaaatattgacggaggaccaaaatgattaaaattccatatgtgcaggaccaaaatgatcaaatgtccatatgtgcaggaccaaaaaatccaaaagataatgttgaccgttagtttttaacggaaatattgacggaggaccaaaatgatcaaatgtccatatgtgcaggaccaaaaaattcaaaagataatgtttaggaccaaaatcgtaaaatggctatatgttcaggaccaattttggcctttactctttttcatttcatctactttgttatctttttatttaatacattacataTGCTATAGCTATTATGGAACGAATGGATTATTATACATGCTATAGCTCCTCAATTAATTTTTTAGATAACGaatcattattattatctatagcCCTTCATAACTAATTCAAATTACTTAGGCTCTTTATGCTAAGTGGTTACATATTTCAGTGAGAATTTATTTCGGAGGTTTAAGTGTATCTATTGGACAGGTCACAGATTAAATTGCACATTCAAACTTATGGGCTTTCTTTAATAATTTTTGCATCCCACTCTCTCATAGGCCCAAGTACAAAAAAGTTCTTTATTTGAATCTATTAGTTGAATATCAGACCAATCAATGAGTAATGATAACAAGAACTCAATCATCTTAAGCTAGAGGATCGATTATTGACATTGGATGAATAGCTATAAATTCTTGAGCAGATGGATTAGCTATTATGCCCAGTGATGAATAACCTGGTTATAAACCAAAAAAATGAGTAACGACATTAATCAAGTTACTTtctaatttatagtaatttttaattttataaattttggtcaaatttcAATATGTTCTAGTACTACAATGTTAAGGCCTTATTACCTCAACGTGATCGGCGGCGGGGTTGCGCGGCGATCCAACGATAACTCCGGCGTCCTACACAGGATCGGCGGCGTCTTCTAGcagcggctgtgcgcggaggattctccgtcgggcagcggcgaACTAGGTTCAGATAAACTCACGTATTTTGTGGGCAAATATTGTAATTCTTATTCATCCGTAACTTGATAAACaaagccctatttatagactaaggaccctagggttggttcgacttcTAAACCTAAtgcatctcgggaaagaaccaacaaagaaaacccgaaacggagcttataGATATGCTCGACTCATTAAAATAACTaagttaccaaaaataagaaagacataaaaaggaaataaaatctaaaaggaaaaagagaatCCTAATTCTACTTCGCGACGTAATCGCCGAATCGGAGAGGCGCGCGCCGAACTCTTCTTCCCCTTGTTGTCGCGACCGACGTCTGCATGTCGTTCTCGCCTCTCGCTGATCTTCCCTCCGATCTCTCGACGTCGCCATGCAGATTTTCGGCGTCGCCATGCAGCTCGGCATTGTGCTCTTCGGCGTCGCGCAGCTCGGCATCGTGCAGCTCGGCGTCGCGCAGCTCGGCGTTGTGTTGATGCGGTGGTTGCCTGggaatcgtatcaactcccccctccatagcaacctccttgtcctcaaggagcacATTTGGAAACTTGCGCTGCACTAGTTCCAGCGGTTCCCACGTCGGCGACTCAGTTCCATCGGACCAACGAACCAACACATGCTCCAAGGGTCGATCATCGTGCCATAACATGCGTCTGTCCAACACCCGGACCGGATAGACAACCGGCCGATCTCCAAAGAATTCAGACGGCAGGTCCATGCCCATTCCCGAGTCGTTGCCTGCCACAAACGCGCGAAGGAGGCTCACATGAAATACGTTGTGGATCCTACTCCCTTCCGGCAAGCGCAATCGATATGCAACTGGTCCAATACGCTCTAATACCTCAAACGGGCCATAGTAGCGACGAGCTAGCTTGGCCGACCGTGGACGAGCCACCGAGTGCTGCCTATATGGTTGGAGCTTCAATAGGACCAAGTCACCCACCTTAAACTCCAAGTGGCGACGATGTTTGTTAGCGGATTCGCGCATACGCTGCTGTGCGCGTTCCAAATTTCGCCTTAACTCCACCAATAACTCCCCTCGTTGGCGTATCAATTCCGCCGCCTCCGGTGGCGTCGACCTCGAAGGTTCCGCAAAAATCAAGCTCGGTGGGTCCCGGCCATAGAGGGCCTTGTACGGAGACATTCCCAAGGCCGCATGATGGAAACAATTCAAAGCCAGCTCCGCCCAAGGTAGAAAATTTGACCACTTGGATGGACGATCGGCAGTGAACGCTCGCAGATACTGCTCCAATCCCCTGTTCCGTACCTCCGTCTgaccgtccgattgcgggtggtAAGCCGTTGAGAAGTTCAATTTCGTGCCACTAAGCCGCATCAAATCCTTCCAACATTGGTTTAAGAACACCGAGTCCCTGTCCGAGACCAACGTCTTCGGAAAACCGTGATGGCGAACAACTGTATCAATAAACACATTGGCCACTTTTATCGTATCAAAATTCGTCGGCAATGGGGCAAAATGTGCATATTTAGACAAACGGTCCACGGCCACCATGACTACAGTGTAGCCCCGTGATTGCGGCAAACCCGTAATAAAGTCCATGGAGACATCCTCCCACACTTGGGACGGAATTGGTAGCGGTTGTAACAACCCTGCAGGCTTCTGGGTAGAGTACTTCGTCGTCTGGCACACCACGCAAGCTTCGACGAACTGCTTTACCTCCTTCTTCATATTCGGCCAGTAAAAATCCGCAGTCACGCGACGCAGCGTACGCTCGAACCCAGGGTGGCCCGCTGATTTCGAGCTGTGGTATTCGATCAATATAGGCGTCCGTGCCGATGATCGTGAGCTCACAAATATTCGACGATTGTAGTATACCAGCCCGTTCACCAATGATAAATGCGGTAGGGCCCGCCCCTCCTTTATGTCCCTCGTGATCTCCCGCATCTCCGGGGACGAAGATGTTTCCCGACGAAGCAAGTCCACAAGGTGCGGAATAGGATGGGACGCTGCTGTGAGGAGGGCGCACGCGTGCGCTGCTTCGTCGCCCTCGTCGGCGTCCGAGGTCGTGTCTGTGTCCAGGTTCGCCTCGGCTGTCGAGGACGCGTCTTCGTGCAGGTCAGGCTGCTCGGCTTCCTCGCGGCGGGACAACGCGTCGGCTGCTCGGTTTGTGCTCCCCTTCTTGTACTCAATACGGAACTTATATCCCATGAGTTTGCGCGCATACAGCTGCTGATCCGGCGTTTGCACTATCGCATGGAGCAATTCTTTCAAGCTCCTCTGATCACTCCGAATGACAAACTCCCTCCCTAACAGATACTGACGCCATTTCTGCACTGATTCGACGATGGCATATAATTCCTTGTGATAAGTGGACGCGACCCGTCGTCGCGGACCCAGTTTCTTACTGAAGAATGCAATTGGGTGATTGTCTTGGAGTAGCACTGCCCCAATGCCCGTGTTCGAGGCATCCGTCTCGACGCAGAAAGTCTTATCAAAATCCGGCAGACGAAGTACGGGGGCTGTCGTCATTGCTCCTTTCAGGTCTAAGAAACTCGAATCTGCTTCCGGGGTCCATACAAAGGCATCCTTTTTCAACAGATCCGTCAAGGGAGACGCAATCAAGGCGTATCCGGCTATGAAGCGGCGGTAATAGCCGGTTAATCCCAAAAACCCGCGAAGCTGTCTCACATTCTTTGGTTTCGGCCAAGCCGTCATTGCACTAATTTTATTTGGGTCTGCTTTAAGGGATCCATTGCTGATCAAGTGTCCCAAATATTCCACGGTCGATTTGCAGAAAGAGCACTTTGATAATTTGACGACGAAACTATTGGTCTGCAGAACCATCAATACTGCGGACAAGTGTTCTTCATGAACTTCCATAGTCGGGCTGTAAACCAGTATGTCGTCGAAAAAGACAATGACGAACTTTCGTAGCATAGGTTGAAAAATCGCGTTCATTGCCGCCTGGAATGTAGACGGGGCATTTGTcaacccaaaaggcatcaccaagaattcgAAATGTCCGTCATGGGTACGAAAAGCCGTCTTAAATACATCTTCGTCATGCATCCTTATCTGATGGTAACCTGATCGCAAGTCAAGCTTGGTGAAAACACGAGCTTTACCCAATTCATCAAAAAGCTCGTCCGCTGTCGGGATAGGGAAATGATCCGGCACTGTGGCGGTGTTCAGcgcacgatagtcgatgcagaAGCGGAAGGTACCGTCTTTCTTACGAATAAGGAGTACCGGTGAAGAAAACGGACTGTTGCTTCTCTGGATGATACCTTGCTCGAGCATCTCTTTGACCTGCCGCTCTATCTCGTTTTTCTGAAAGTAGGGATAGCGATACGGCCTGACGTTGATTGGCTTCGTGCCTGGCAACAAATGTACCCGGTGATCATAGGGGCGTGACGGAGGCATCCCGGATGGCATGTTGAACACCGGTCGGAAGGTCTCCAACACTGTCGTGATAGGTGGTGTTAGATCAGcaggaaaatcctcccggacaTCTTGTGTGGTAATAGTGGTTTCCGGTTCCAAGAGCATGATCTCAAAAACCTCTAACCCGATCGATGGAGACATCAAAGCAGCCAAGGACGTTCTGTCTAACTTGCGGGGCGGTGGTACCACCCCCTTCAAAGTAATAGGTCGCTCCTTGTGAGTGAATTCCAAAGTTTTTCCTGCGAAATCCGCGGTCACCTTGCCCAACGACTCcagccaatccattcctagaATTACATCTGGGCCGTGAATAGGCAGTATATGTAAATCCACCAAGAACACCGACCCTTGTACCTCCAACTTCGTCTGTTTGGACACGTGAGTGCACAGTAAGGCCCCCCCGTTGCCTACAACTACCTTGAACGGCCTTATCGGCGAGAGGGGGTAAGTGTAACGATTCCGCAATCTTAGGGTGTAGAAAATCCCTGTCGCTACCCGTGTCAATTAAGACACACACCTCGTGGTCCTGTATGCATCCCACGACCTTCATCGGACGAGAACGACGACCACCGTCCATCGCGTGAATATGCGAAATATCTGTTGGCACAGACTCATCAACCGCTTGGTCCTCCGCAACACCGTCGTTCTCATCGTCCTCCTCCGCATAGCATAGCAATCGCTGTTTGCACACGTGCCCTACAATCCACTTCTCGGGGCAATAATAACACAAACCCTGACGAGCTCGCTCCGCCTTTTCCGCTTGGGATACCCGTATCATGCCGGGTCGCGGCCTTTCCCCACTGCGACCCACTGAACCCGTGGTCTGGCCCACGGCGGTTGTGACCGATGCGGATGTCGGTACtgaatgaaagcaccagatgttaaggCCTTATTACCTCAACGTGATCGGCGGCGGGGTTGCGCGGCGATCCAACGATAACTCCGGCGTCCTACACAGGATCGGCGGCGTCTTCTAGcagcggctgtgcgcggaggattctccgtcgggcagcggcgaACTAGGTTCAGATAAACTCACGTATTTTGTGGGCAAATATTGTAATTCTTATTCATCCGTAACTTGATAAACaaagccctatttatagactaaggaccctagggttggttcgacttcTAAACCTAAtgcatctcgggaaagaaccaacaaagaaaaacccgaaacggagcttataGATATGCTCGACTCATTAAAATAACTaagttaccaaaaataagaaagacataaaaaggaaataaaatctaaaaggaaaaagagaatCCTAATTCTACTTCGCGACGTAATCGCCGAATCGGAGAGGCGCGCGCCGAACTCTTCTTCCCCTTGTTGTCGCGACCGACGTCTGCATGTCGTTCTCGCCTCTCGCTGATCTTCCCTCCGATCTCTCGACGTCGCCATGCAGATTTTCGGCGTCGCCATGCAGCTCGGCATTGTGCTCTTCGGCGTCGCGCAGCTCGGCATCGTGCAGCTCGGCGTCGCGCAGCTCGGCGTTGTGTTGATGCGGTGGTTGCCTGGGAATCGTATCATACAACTTTAAAAATCAGTCAAAAAAGTTAATGAAGATTAAATTTTTAGCAATTATTCAAGGACTAacttttttttgtgaaattatGTATGATAGTATAAAAATTGAGAAATTATGAGTTGATGTCACTAGACCTGCCCAAGGtttaccgaaccggcggttaaaatcgaaaccgtaaccgccggttacCGTTCCGATTCGTGAGAATTTACCTGAACCGAAACCGTCGATTTTtgaaccgtggttcggttcaggttaaaaaaatttcgaaccgaaaccgtgccggaaccgcgaaaaaccgccggaaaacggTGAAACCAAACCGGAAACTCAAAAAACTGACGGTttggaaccgtgaaaaaccgtaaAAAATCGTCGCttcggaaccgaaaccgaaacggcggttttggaaccggaaccgtaacCGCGAAACACCCTCGCGGTTTGGTTCCGGTTCGCCAatttccaaaaccaaaaccggcggttccgcaaccgtgggcacctctagATGTCATTGCCGATGGGGTTAAACGATTTCGTCTATTCAAACATAAACCATCTTCGTTCGATTGAAAAACAACCTACACATTGACCTTATTTTCTTGTCGTGTGATAAACACGAGCATATCcaaacttcatatttttttccAATTGATCTTGATGTGAAGCAACCTCATAAACTTTACTAGTAGTATTAGTATGATTCTCTAGCAATTTTTACCTAATAATTTTCttgatattttaatttggtgaatgtAGTAGATATTTGTGGGTCCATTAAAAGACAATCGTATCTAGATGACAGAAGTACTGGATTGGCTGTAAGAAACTGACCAATTGGAAGACGAACACATGGCAAAGCACTAACAGTTTGGgtaaacaaaaatgaaaatgaaaggtACTTTAAAGATTCATTCGCCGCGTGGCATCTATTTAAGATATTAATGATATCTACTAAATTATGGTTTTATTTAATGTCACATTACTCCATCACAGATCTCCCCATTACACGTGGATATTAGTTGTTGGGTCACGTCTTGTCGGACTATACGTGTAATTGTGTACTCAACATATAatgtgatggatttctttttaGCACGGGAattaagagaatgatatgtactGATTCAAAGTGGAtaaagtaaagtatgagagatgaaaaagtaagagagaataaaataagaaaaagagaataaaataagagagaataaataaagtaagagatgattgaagttttatttctaactaaaaaaggaaatcaatcacttgagatgagACAACCCAAAATTAAAAGTTGATCACTTaaggtgggacggagggagtataaagttGGTTGGATATTTCATGTAACTTGTTATGTTTcgattcaaatttaaatttgaatttgaagacTAATGGAGCAGTAGTAATAGTACTTTTTTTCAAGTAAATTTTGCATATGAATTTAATATAGATAAAGCTTTCCGATTAATATCTAGTACAATCCATGCTTTTACACAAGATTTTAAAgtgaatagagaataaagtactaGTAGATGATTATGGaatattacaaaattgaatattgccaaaagaataaaaaaaaattacacaagATATTAAAAGTAATGTTTAAGCATTTAAGTGAATAGAAAATAGAGTAGATGttatgaaatattaaaaaaaatcaattttgccaaatgaataaataaattatttagatTAAACCATTATGGCAAGGAATATGAACCGAATAATTTAAAAAGGAAAAGTATTAGTAGTAGTTAGGAATTACTATGATTTTTTCCCTTCAAGCTTAATGctctataaaaaaatcaattagtaTAAAGCCTTTATAAAGGTTTGATAACCAATCACAAGGCCATTAGTAACTGAGTtgctaacaaaataaaatactagtaataaaatGAGTAGCTCTATTACGTCTCTACGTGGAACTTTCAAATTTACAAtcataatattttcatttttattaaaagtaTAATTATAAATTGCTTTGTCAAATCTATAGATAAGAACCGACAGTTCTCATCGGCTAAAACCGACAAGCCAGCCTTTTGGCTGGTAAGATTACCTTATCGTAATCGACAACATTTCCACGTAATAATTTGATAATATAGAATCgaataatcaaaatattaaatacaatttctattttattcttacTCCGTGTaactctttatttatttaattatctttgTACTAAATAAATGCTTCAACAaaaatgggacgaagggagtattttttaaatttcgatAGACACATGTCAATCATTTATTCCTTGTACATAGATAGCTGTAAATTAGTGAATGAGCCGGTTTGGCATTTCACTAAGATACATACCAAGTCATTGTCACATTAATTACATTATCCTAACCTTTTTCATAATAATAATCCTCTCAAAGGATAATATTACAGTAACAACCTTTGCGTATTTTACATACACACACTGCTTTAGCAGAACAAAGGCTTATTTACAACTTACTCTTGCAACGGTGTATCTTGGTCATCGCTCAGCTACAAACTACACCATCACCTGactgtttaaaaaaaattgagatgaAACGATattaagtgagttaaataaaaaaagaataaagtagataaatgaacaaaataaagtaagagagaaagtaTATAGGTAACtgaataaagaataaagtaaaagatattAAATGTGTTGATTTAGTTGCTAAGTACGTAATTAATTTAGGCTATCCTCAAACtgaaacaaaacaataaaacatgaaaatatGGTGCTTAATAGGGACTATTATATTATTCCAAGCTTAAATTTTCCCCTAATTTTCACATTGAAAATTTTCCCATACAAGAAGTAAACAAGCAATATAGTTCATGTAGGATCTACATTAGCATAAAAAAGCAATATTAttgtagtagtaatatataaaaagtaTTAATATAAGTGTGAAAGTTTTTACGTACCAGATAGATACATACATGCATGCGTGcat
Encoded proteins:
- the LOC121779276 gene encoding lysine histidine transporter 1-like translates to MWKGAIVAYVIVALCYFPVALVGYWTFGTTVEDNILITLQRPEWLVATANMFVAVHLIGGYQFYAMPVYDMTDTVLVKKLKFKPTWYLRFITGNTYVALTMFIAIAFPFFGALVRFFGGFTFAPNTYFLPCIIWLAIYKPKRFSLSWLVNWASSHVHQLVMPSVPVPKKVDGLKLEGNVLKQSSVFVALLLIFPSFRPKPAVTAQNTLESEPDQENRYANSSSAKAVLV